TTATCGAGGCAGTGTGCGCCGTTGATGGAGACTTTAAGGTGCGGGTCGGAATGATGACCCCCAACATGGCGCTGAGCATCCTGGAAAGCTTAATTAAAGCCTATAAAAGCGAGAAGGTCTTTAAGTTTGTTCATCTACCCGTTCAAAGCGGAGATGACCATGTCTTGGAGAAGATGCGCCGCTTCTACACGGCGGCTGACTTCAAACGGGTTGTAAACGCGTTTAAAGCTGCTTTTCCGGAGATGACGATAGCGACGGACATTATCTGCGGCTTTCCAGGCGAGGACGAAAAGGCCTTTGAAAAAACCTTGCGGTTAATAGAGGAGGTTAAGCTCGACGTAGTTAACGTTTCAAAGTTTTTCGCTAGGCCAAGAACGCCAGCCGCGGCCATGAAGGACGCCGTTCCACCCACGGAGATAAAGCGGAGAAGCGCCATACTAAGCAGCTTGGCTATGAAGATCGCTCTGAAAAGGAATCGCGAATGGGTTGGCTGGGAAGGACGCTGGTTCATGGATGGGTAGAAACTTCGCCTACAAGCCGGTAGTGGTGAAAAGCGCCGGGAATTTGCTGGGTAAAGTTGTACGTGTTAAAATTCATGGCGCTTCCCCAACCCATCTTGAAGGCTCATTATTGGGTTAAAGGTATTTTGTAATTTTTACTGCTTTGTGGCTTAATTCGGATACCTTCCGGTCTAGGAGGGGGTCCACTTGAAGCTGGTGGAGTACGTCT
The sequence above is a segment of the Candidatus Nezhaarchaeales archaeon genome. Coding sequences within it:
- a CDS encoding radical SAM protein, which translates into the protein IEAVCAVDGDFKVRVGMMTPNMALSILESLIKAYKSEKVFKFVHLPVQSGDDHVLEKMRRFYTAADFKRVVNAFKAAFPEMTIATDIICGFPGEDEKAFEKTLRLIEEVKLDVVNVSKFFARPRTPAAAMKDAVPPTEIKRRSAILSSLAMKIALKRNREWVGWEGRWFMDG